A region of Vibrio porteresiae DSM 19223 DNA encodes the following proteins:
- the mpaA gene encoding murein tripeptide amidase MpaA, whose product MSQLIQRTQRGFFHRMPIEYGRSVMGAPLIYFPAGNVTSTTGLILAGTHGDESASIALLSAGLRSLPHDALRHHVILSMNPDGNQLGTRCNGRGVDLNRSFPTKNWSDAGTVYRWNQHANERDVILSSGTTNELEPETQALIELINELNPAFAVSFHEPLACVDSADQSILGQKLSQWFSLPMVTNVGYSTPGSFGTWCDEQKLLNVTLELPPISVDEVTERYFAATLELLTME is encoded by the coding sequence ATGTCGCAATTGATCCAAAGGACCCAACGGGGATTTTTTCACCGAATGCCCATTGAATATGGACGTTCGGTTATGGGAGCTCCATTGATCTATTTCCCAGCAGGGAACGTCACGTCGACGACGGGGCTTATTCTCGCGGGTACCCATGGCGATGAGAGTGCCTCAATCGCATTGCTGTCAGCGGGATTGCGTTCATTACCGCATGATGCTTTGCGCCACCATGTGATTCTATCGATGAATCCTGATGGTAATCAGCTTGGAACGCGTTGCAACGGGCGTGGCGTGGATCTCAATCGCAGTTTCCCTACGAAGAATTGGTCTGATGCAGGTACGGTATATCGGTGGAATCAGCATGCTAATGAGCGCGATGTCATCCTTTCTTCGGGAACAACTAACGAGTTAGAACCTGAGACGCAAGCGCTCATCGAACTGATAAATGAACTAAACCCCGCGTTTGCAGTGAGTTTTCATGAGCCGCTCGCCTGTGTTGACTCAGCAGATCAATCCATTTTGGGTCAGAAGCTATCACAATGGTTCTCTTTACCTATGGTGACTAATGTTGGTTACAGTACTCCAGGCTCATTTGGTACGTGGTGTGATGAACAGAAGTTACTGAATGTCACTTTGGAACTGCCT